In Epinephelus lanceolatus isolate andai-2023 chromosome 16, ASM4190304v1, whole genome shotgun sequence, one DNA window encodes the following:
- the LOC117264036 gene encoding uncharacterized protein LOC117264036, whose translation MTTKEVKAAEKTKQGARIIRVGQHKTQRYFGEAAVPLKPSEYSWLQRYNLLRNRIEGGKEASTFFHTTSGGILLKLSEYFKEAWEGMGLGTAPTFNMLRSSVATYAKRQLGHKTYQKVATFMCHDANTAKRFYQAEDPAEVTLQSRGLSMMAISTYAAKTRKRREKHKKDNTMTIASSEDEREDNEPAQNEDNQGFEEEEQEPLGQEKRVRKRLNQLYSNKTLVPSDQQMVSSSDEDDTGDMKTTLTETVPDHDEEYVPKRTYQLREKRASVPLNQKMDTRALMCQSPDLKLNTALVSLSPVILKTPVNDKVAVKVHSWYAAGFCKPRNSKNFVNSLKKNCV comes from the exons ATGACCACAAAGGAGGTCAAGGCAGCAGAAAAGACTAAGCAGGGTGCCCGCATCATCCGT GTTGGACAGCACAAGACTCAAAGGTACTTTGGTGAAGCAGCTGTACCCCTCAAGCCAAGCGAGTATTCCTGGTTGCAGCGTTACAACCTGCTTCGAAACAGAATTGAAGGAGGCAAAGAGGCTTCTACCTTCTTTCACACAACCAGTGGAGGCATCCTGCTGAAGCTGTCTGAATATTTCAAGGAGGCCTGGGAGGGGATGGGCTTGGGGACAGCCCCAACTTTCAACATGCTGCGCTCCTCTGTTGCCACTTAT GCCAAGCGGCAGTTGGGCCATAAAACCTACCAGAAAGTGGCGACTTTTATGTGCCATGATGCAAACACAGCCAAAAGATTTTATCAAG CGGAGGACCCAGCAGAGGTCACACTCCAGAGTAGAGGATTGTCAATGATGGCAATTTCTACATATGCTGCAAAGACAAGGAAACGCAGAGAGAAACACAAGAAAGACAACACCATGACCATTGCTTCTTCGGAGGATGAAAGGGAGGACAACGAACCTGCGCAAAATGAAGACAATCAAGGGtttgaagaggaggagcaggaaccATTGGGCCAAGAGAAGCGTGTGAGAAAAAGGCTTAACCAGCTGTACAGCAACAAGACCCTTGTGCCGTCAGACCAGCAG aTGGTGAGCTCATCTGATGAGGATGATACAGGTGATATGAAAACCACACTAACTGAAACAGTACCAGATCATGATGAGGAATATGTGCCAAAAAGGACTTACCAGCTGCGTGAGAAAAGGGCATCTGTGCCTTTGAACCAAAAAATG GATACACGAGCATTGATGTGCCAATCTCCAGACCTAAAACTGAATACAGCCCTGGTTTCACTGAGTCCTGTCATTCTCAAGACACCTGTA AATGACAAGGTGGCAGTCAAAGTCCATTCCTGGT atgCAGCAGGCTTTTGTAAGCCCAGAAACAGCAAAAATTTTGTCAACTCACTCAAGAAAAACTGTGTGTGA
- the LOC117263495 gene encoding uncharacterized protein LOC117263495: protein MVKLYIQKAKDRYIARELALLRTSNPTPPMVSHLDEVDDAAIKEGVRRVIEARPQAAPHAAASAIVPPLSVPMCCSPSQASCDPETPAMLDPSPSPSQASCDPEAPAMLDPFPSTSQASCYTGTVDQQAKRRRRRSVLRAPDPGCRNCQLLSAELKVAKNLLQMRNDELKQLHSSTMRATAAKHRRRAPLSPSKAPCYVRLVEEFRGHTEGANPGRKTSENAKQRAKHVVDFLEYMADSAIPNVDLLFLSNHARIHGFVAVLQEKGFKPTTQRCYLMDAVAFMKYISNMAPPSVRLGTKNINAILVELRARIRDIGRDVVGHQLSVRRSKSERLVKAQKHAWFIDEAPKKITAVLADLEKHPEDRACLKEFFGLLGILLQQQATERVL, encoded by the exons ATGGTTAAACTGTACATCCAGAAAGCGAAGGACAGATACATTGCGAGAGAACTGGCCCTCCTACGTACTTCGAACCCCACACCACCAATGGTCTCACATCTTGACGAGGTGGATGATGCAGCAATCAAAGAGGGTGTCAGGAGGGTGATAGAGGCCAGACCCCAAGCTGCTCCTCATGCTGCAGCTTCTGCCATTGTGCCTCCTCTTTCGGTCCCCATGTGTTGTTCTCCCAGCCAGGCTTCTTGTGACCCAGAAACACCAGCTATGCTGGATCCTTCTCCCTCACCCAGCCAGGCTTCTTGTGACCCAGAAGCACCAGCTATGCTGGATCCTTTTCCCTCAACCAGCCAGGCTTCCTGCTACACAGGAACAGTTGACCAACAGGCCAAGCGAAGAAGAAGGCGTTCTGTCCTGAGGGCCCCTGATCCTGGGTGCAGGAACTGCCAGCTTCTCTCTGCTGAACTAAAGGTGGCGAAGAACCTGCTCCAGATGAGGAACGATGAGCTCAAGCAGCTACATTCTTCAACAATGCGTGCAACT GCAGCAAAACATCGCAGACGTGCACCATTGTCCCCCAGCAAAGCCCCTTGCTATG taAGATTGGTCGAGGAATTTAGGGGCCACACAGAAGGTGCCAACCCTGGTAGAAAAACTTCTGAAAATGCCAAGCAGCGAGCCAAACATGTTGTCGATTTTCTAGAGTACATGGCAGACTCAGCAATCCCAAATGTTGACCTTCTTTTCCTGAGTAACCATGCTAGAATCCATGG TTTTGTTGCAGTCCTTCAAGAAAAAGGCTTCAAACCAACAACCCAGAGATGTTATCTGATGGATGCTGTGGCCTTTATGAAATATATTTCAAACATGGCACCACCATCTGTCAGACTGGGAACAAAAAATATCAACGCCATCTTGGTAGAGCTGAGGGCCCGGATCAGAGATATTGGCCGGGATGTGGTCGGGCACCAGCTCAGTGTGAGGCGAAGTAAATCTG AGAGACTGGTCAAGGCACAGAAACATGCATGGTTTATAGATGAGGCTCCAAAGAAGATCACTGCAGTACTGG CTGACCTTGAGAAGCATCCAGAGGACCGAGCATGTCTGAAAGAGTTTTTTGGACTGCTGGGTATATTATTGCAACAACAGGCCACCGAAAGGGTGTTGTGA